Proteins from a genomic interval of Paenibacillus lentus:
- a CDS encoding spore coat protein CotJB, with amino-acid sequence MSHKDNLDPQFYEMLEKLQALDFVLVELNLFLDTHPDDLASIQQYNQLVQERTKLANHFQQLYGPLMNFGHSFSKFPWEWSKVPWPWQV; translated from the coding sequence ATGTCACACAAAGACAATCTGGATCCACAATTTTATGAAATGCTAGAAAAGCTGCAGGCCCTTGACTTTGTGCTTGTCGAACTCAATCTATTTCTGGATACGCATCCTGATGATTTAGCCTCTATACAGCAATATAATCAGCTTGTGCAGGAACGGACCAAGCTTGCCAACCATTTTCAGCAGCTTTATGGCCCCTTGATGAATTTCGGACATTCTTTTTCTAAATTTCCTTGGGAATGGTCAAAAGTACCGTGGCCCTGGCAGGTGTAG
- a CDS encoding manganese catalase family protein: MWVYEKKLQYPVRVGKCDIRMARLLLEQYGGADGELAAALRYLNQRYTIPDKVIGLLNDIGTEELAHLEMIATMVYKLTKDATVEELDAAGLAPHYVAHDSALFYENASGVPWTAAYIQAKGDPIADLYEDIAAEEKARATYQWLIDMTDDCDLQDSLKFLREREIIHSLRFREAVEILKDDRDKKKFF; the protein is encoded by the coding sequence ATGTGGGTCTATGAGAAGAAGCTTCAATACCCGGTACGTGTAGGGAAATGCGACATTCGAATGGCAAGGCTGCTGCTTGAACAATATGGCGGAGCTGATGGCGAACTTGCTGCTGCCCTGCGGTATTTGAATCAGAGGTATACGATACCAGACAAAGTCATAGGGCTGTTGAATGATATTGGCACCGAAGAATTGGCCCACTTAGAAATGATTGCCACTATGGTATATAAGCTGACCAAGGATGCGACAGTAGAGGAACTGGATGCTGCCGGATTAGCCCCTCACTATGTGGCGCACGATAGTGCGCTGTTTTATGAGAATGCATCAGGTGTGCCCTGGACGGCCGCCTATATTCAAGCGAAGGGTGATCCGATCGCGGATCTGTACGAGGACATCGCGGCAGAGGAGAAGGCGCGGGCTACATACCAGTGGCTCATCGACATGACCGATGACTGCGATTTGCAGGACAGTCTGAAGTTCCTGCGCGAGCGTGAGATTATCCACTCGCTGCGTTTCCGCGAAGCGGTGGAGATTCTGAAGGATGACCGGGATAAGAAGAAGTTTTTTTAG
- the yfkAB gene encoding radical SAM/CxCxxxxC motif protein YfkAB, protein MKILKHKSVVPAPVSPNDDPWDPIVSLREFGRHVLTSVEMTVTNLCNMRCEHCAVGDSLVLKEPEQIPLELMLRRLDEVEHLRTISITGGEPTFRKQMVDEKIVPILKYAKERGIRSQINSNLTLDYERYEKLLPYLDVMHISFNYTSEQDFYEVGFANSGHPVKKEVAYKLYHTMMENSRKLSEAGMYISAESMINYRTHDKLPTIHKLITEMGCQRHEVHPMYASNFAKGLPVLSLEDMRQAIHSLLDERNKEIWMLFGTLPFYACNSNEADSALLQRLRQEPMVTVRNDPDGRNRVNVNMFTGEVFVTDFADIPSFGNVHEEGLDAIFAKWLNDHPLNQKVNCYCEAASCCGPNLLVADMYYKDIDFKSRKAITL, encoded by the coding sequence ATGAAGATACTTAAGCATAAATCTGTTGTACCAGCTCCGGTAAGTCCGAACGATGATCCGTGGGATCCGATTGTCTCTTTGCGTGAATTCGGACGTCACGTACTGACGAGTGTGGAGATGACGGTTACGAATCTCTGTAATATGCGGTGCGAGCATTGTGCCGTCGGGGACAGTTTAGTGTTGAAGGAGCCGGAGCAAATTCCGCTGGAGTTAATGCTGCGGCGGCTGGATGAAGTTGAGCATCTGCGGACTATCAGTATCACGGGGGGCGAACCGACCTTCCGCAAGCAGATGGTGGACGAGAAGATCGTGCCTATTTTAAAGTATGCGAAAGAGCGAGGGATCCGTTCTCAAATCAACTCTAACTTGACGCTGGATTATGAGCGGTATGAGAAGCTGCTTCCGTATCTGGATGTGATGCATATTTCGTTTAACTATACGAGTGAGCAGGATTTTTATGAGGTGGGCTTTGCGAATAGTGGACATCCTGTCAAGAAGGAGGTTGCTTATAAGCTCTATCACACAATGATGGAGAATTCACGAAAATTAAGCGAGGCGGGAATGTATATCTCTGCGGAGTCGATGATCAATTATCGCACCCATGACAAGTTGCCGACGATTCACAAGCTGATTACGGAAATGGGCTGTCAGCGGCATGAGGTTCATCCCATGTATGCGTCCAATTTTGCCAAAGGACTGCCCGTATTATCGCTGGAAGATATGCGTCAGGCGATTCATTCCCTGCTCGATGAGCGTAATAAAGAAATATGGATGCTGTTCGGGACGCTGCCGTTCTATGCCTGCAACAGTAATGAAGCCGATAGCGCTTTGCTCCAGCGGCTGCGTCAGGAACCGATGGTCACAGTACGCAATGACCCAGACGGCAGAAACCGGGTAAACGTGAACATGTTTACGGGGGAGGTGTTTGTGACGGACTTTGCAGACATCCCTTCGTTCGGCAATGTGCATGAGGAAGGATTGGATGCTATTTTTGCCAAATGGCTAAACGACCATCCGCTCAACCAGAAAGTAAATTGTTATTGCGAAGCAGCCAGCTGCTGTGGTCCAAATCTGCTCGTCGCAGATATGTACTATAAGGATATCGACTTTAAATCTCGCAAAGCAATCACACTTTAG
- a CDS encoding IS4 family transposase, with protein sequence MIEQSILQNQLPNEIKPAFKELKVLQHLRTAGFKKRFGYTCSFLFQLVFVLLFHHKNWFRLLESEKGDTFPGKDAIYRFLNHSGYAWRKFLSLLSSSTIDKIRPLTGEDRMSAFVVDDSMFERNRSKKVELLSRFKDHATGSFYKGFRMLTLGWSDGHTFIPVDFSLLASMKSQINGIMQGIDKRTSGYKRRVEALLPAPEIIPSMIDRALSAGVQASYVLMDSWFTHAPLIQAIVDRGLDVIGMVKADKKRYLVDERRLSLQELYYEAIPVQGKNKGILRSIRTELSPGIPVMMVFVRHRSKKKEWLAILCTDLTISEEKMIQIYGIRWDIEVFFKCAKSLLRLQKEFQGRSYDLLISHTTIVFSRYILLAWQHRQSTDNRTLGGLFYLLCDEVGQLDWAVALKQLIELIEDISKKASKKITALIQTQLQQWIAGLPSYIKAYLPISSCES encoded by the coding sequence ATGATAGAGCAAAGCATATTACAAAATCAACTTCCAAATGAAATTAAACCCGCTTTTAAAGAGCTGAAAGTATTGCAACATTTAAGAACAGCTGGATTTAAAAAGAGATTTGGTTATACCTGTTCGTTTTTATTCCAGCTTGTCTTTGTCCTTTTGTTTCACCACAAAAACTGGTTCCGCCTGTTGGAAAGCGAGAAAGGTGATACGTTTCCTGGGAAGGATGCGATCTATCGATTCCTGAATCACAGCGGCTATGCATGGCGCAAATTTCTGTCATTGCTTAGTTCCTCCACTATCGATAAAATTCGCCCACTGACAGGTGAAGATCGCATGTCTGCATTTGTTGTTGACGACTCCATGTTTGAGCGCAATCGTAGCAAGAAGGTTGAACTGCTTTCTCGATTTAAAGATCATGCAACGGGTTCCTTTTATAAAGGATTTCGGATGCTTACGCTAGGCTGGTCGGATGGTCATACGTTTATTCCCGTTGACTTCTCCTTGCTAGCTTCGATGAAATCGCAAATAAATGGGATCATGCAAGGGATCGACAAGAGAACGTCTGGCTACAAGCGTCGGGTCGAAGCTTTGCTTCCTGCTCCTGAAATTATTCCATCGATGATTGATCGTGCGCTTTCCGCTGGTGTGCAGGCTTCATACGTGCTAATGGATAGTTGGTTCACACATGCTCCATTAATCCAAGCCATCGTTGATCGAGGCCTAGATGTGATCGGCATGGTCAAAGCGGATAAGAAGCGTTATCTTGTTGACGAACGCCGATTATCTTTGCAAGAACTTTATTATGAAGCCATCCCTGTTCAAGGAAAAAACAAGGGAATCTTACGCTCTATCCGTACCGAGTTGTCTCCAGGGATTCCAGTCATGATGGTTTTCGTGCGTCACCGCTCAAAAAAGAAAGAATGGCTTGCCATTCTATGCACCGACCTAACGATTTCGGAAGAAAAAATGATTCAGATATACGGCATTCGCTGGGATATCGAAGTCTTCTTTAAGTGTGCCAAATCCTTACTGCGCCTACAAAAAGAGTTTCAAGGACGCTCATATGATCTCCTTATCAGCCATACCACGATTGTTTTTTCACGGTATATTTTGCTAGCGTGGCAACACCGACAAAGTACCGACAACCGTACGCTTGGTGGCTTGTTTTATTTGCTATGTGATGAAGTAGGTCAGCTAGATTGGGCTGTAGCCTTAAAACAACTGATTGAATTAATCGAAGATATCTCCAAGAAAGCCAGTAAGAAGATCACAGCACTCATTCAAACACAACTACAGCAATGGATCGCTGGCTTGCCCAGTTACATCAAGGCTTATTTGCCGATTTCAAGCTGCGAAAGTTGA
- a CDS encoding hemolysin family protein, protein MPDGHTEFEVGKLIFNLVLVIILVLLNGFFVAAEFSLVKVRQSRLTQLVSEGNKRATYALKVNKKLDAYLSATQLGITLASLGLGWVGEPAISELLIEPLMHQLGVTDATLISTVSVVVGFAMITFLHIVIGELAPKSLAIQKSEATSLWLSAPLLFFYRLFLPLIWLLNSAANGLLRLLGVEPAGEGEAAHSEEEIRILMDQSAKSGVIDQDEMKLMDNLFDFSDLLAREVMLPRTDMDCLYTNLSWEGNMRIVEGTKHSRYPVAVEDKDQIIGFVHLADLLLPDGGSSHDLASLVRPILNVPESMEVSHVLRLMQKKHSQLTVVVDEYGGTAGLLTAEKILEEIVGELYDEFDEERAEIEKLSDGTFSVDGRLLIEDVNDLMGVIIEHNKVDSIGGWLFKELDGAPVVGRAIQIEDILVEVAEAEPLRITRVNIKRISDDEKDAGSNMDSANSEALEDNAPEYESKEDEPGV, encoded by the coding sequence ATGCCCGATGGACATACGGAATTTGAGGTTGGCAAGCTGATATTTAATTTGGTTCTAGTAATTATTTTAGTACTATTGAATGGATTTTTTGTGGCAGCGGAGTTTTCGCTGGTCAAGGTGCGTCAGTCCAGGCTGACTCAACTCGTCAGCGAAGGCAATAAGCGGGCTACATACGCGCTCAAAGTAAATAAGAAGCTGGATGCCTATTTATCGGCTACTCAATTAGGAATTACGTTGGCCTCGCTTGGGCTGGGGTGGGTAGGTGAGCCTGCCATTTCCGAGCTGTTAATCGAACCGTTAATGCATCAATTAGGTGTAACGGATGCTACGCTCATATCTACGGTTTCTGTAGTGGTTGGATTTGCGATGATTACATTCTTGCATATTGTGATCGGTGAGCTTGCACCGAAATCATTGGCTATCCAGAAATCAGAAGCAACATCCTTATGGTTGTCTGCTCCACTTTTGTTTTTCTATAGATTGTTCCTGCCGTTAATCTGGCTGCTGAATTCAGCGGCTAATGGTTTGTTGCGATTGCTTGGCGTAGAGCCGGCTGGCGAAGGTGAAGCAGCTCATTCAGAGGAGGAAATACGCATTCTGATGGATCAAAGCGCGAAGAGCGGCGTTATCGACCAAGATGAGATGAAGCTGATGGATAATTTGTTTGATTTCTCCGATTTGCTCGCTAGGGAAGTTATGCTGCCCAGAACCGATATGGATTGCCTATACACGAATCTGTCTTGGGAAGGGAACATGCGGATCGTGGAGGGAACGAAGCATTCCCGGTATCCGGTCGCCGTAGAGGACAAAGATCAGATTATCGGATTTGTGCATCTTGCCGATCTGCTGCTTCCAGACGGTGGAAGCTCTCATGATCTAGCAAGCCTAGTACGGCCCATCTTGAATGTGCCCGAGTCGATGGAAGTCAGTCATGTGCTTCGTCTCATGCAGAAGAAGCATTCCCAGCTAACCGTTGTCGTAGATGAGTATGGGGGTACGGCAGGACTGCTCACAGCCGAGAAAATATTGGAGGAAATCGTTGGCGAGCTTTACGATGAATTCGATGAGGAGCGTGCAGAGATTGAGAAGCTGAGCGATGGCACCTTTTCCGTGGATGGACGGCTGCTGATTGAAGACGTGAACGACCTGATGGGTGTCATTATTGAGCATAATAAGGTAGATTCTATTGGCGGATGGCTGTTCAAAGAGCTGGACGGAGCGCCGGTCGTAGGGAGGGCCATTCAAATCGAGGATATACTCGTTGAGGTAGCTGAAGCTGAGCCGCTTCGAATCACGCGGGTGAACATCAAGAGGATAAGCGATGACGAAAAGGACGCCGGTTCTAATATGGATTCGGCGAACAGTGAAGCATTGGAGGATAATGCGCCAGAATACGAATCGAAAGAGGACGAGCCTGGCGTTTAA
- a CDS encoding spore coat associated protein CotJA, with the protein MSHPTSHPQEHAWAPFIGPFDPCPPILCKTYSTPPHLYMNFQPLNLPQFCPEDALRHGTLWPALYSPYESRWGKGRVR; encoded by the coding sequence TTGAGTCATCCAACAAGTCATCCCCAAGAGCATGCTTGGGCCCCTTTTATTGGCCCATTTGATCCCTGCCCGCCGATATTATGTAAGACCTATAGTACCCCTCCGCATTTGTATATGAACTTTCAACCGCTCAATCTCCCCCAGTTTTGCCCGGAAGATGCGTTAAGACACGGAACATTATGGCCTGCACTTTATAGTCCCTACGAATCCAGATGGGGAAAAGGAAGGGTGAGATAA
- the istB gene encoding IS21-like element helper ATPase IstB: protein MPTELANLCRQLRLAHVMDYVSLQQNEEIRSIVEQILSAELDGRRRAKLGKLVQQAGFPHIKTFEGYAYDHITFPNGSSPEKIQGLEWLERKENLLLMGAVGTGKTHMATALGVEACRRGNAVQFYRASDLVAMLQEKFTTGTLNRFRDKLRKVDLLILDEVGYVPFNQTGSELLFNVIADCYEQKSVIVTSNLEFGQWTSIFGDTKLTSALVDRLVHHAHILSFTGESFRFKQAMERIPM from the coding sequence ATGCCAACAGAATTAGCCAATTTATGTCGGCAGCTACGATTGGCCCATGTCATGGACTATGTATCGCTTCAACAAAATGAAGAGATTCGAAGCATTGTGGAACAGATTCTAAGTGCGGAACTGGACGGACGCCGCCGTGCCAAGCTGGGAAAGCTCGTCCAGCAGGCAGGATTTCCGCATATTAAGACCTTTGAGGGGTATGCCTATGACCATATCACTTTTCCGAACGGCAGCAGTCCAGAGAAAATTCAGGGATTGGAATGGTTAGAGCGCAAGGAGAATTTACTCTTAATGGGTGCCGTAGGCACAGGCAAGACGCATATGGCAACGGCATTGGGTGTGGAGGCTTGTCGCCGTGGCAATGCGGTGCAGTTCTACCGAGCCTCCGATTTAGTTGCCATGCTTCAGGAGAAATTTACGACGGGAACACTTAACCGATTTCGAGATAAGTTGAGAAAAGTTGACTTGCTCATTCTTGATGAGGTTGGTTACGTCCCATTCAACCAAACCGGTTCTGAACTATTATTTAACGTGATAGCGGATTGCTATGAACAAAAGAGTGTGATCGTTACATCTAACTTAGAGTTTGGTCAATGGACATCGATATTCGGCGATACCAAACTCACGTCAGCACTCGTCGATCGTCTGGTGCACCATGCTCATATTCTTTCCTTCACAGGTGAGAGCTTCCGCTTCAAGCAAGCAATGGAACGAATTCCTATGTAA
- the istA gene encoding IS21 family transposase produces the protein MLKMPQQDYIRFLREVEGCSVNEIAERVGVHWRTAKKYADQTNWNVSVAKRKSRSPVMGAFMEIVDTWLEEDRLLPRKQRHTGVRIFQRLRDEHQFTGGQRTVLAYVQKRKSEMELERAKTYERLEHPPGEAQVDFTTLEVSQGHHMLTYKLLVMSFPHSNAAFVYPTPAENQECFLEAMKQCFEQMGGVPQRIWFDNLSAAVVHIEKGGERQLTEGFLRFCAHYRFEAVFCNPYSGHEKGHVENKCGYSKRNWAVPIPIYENHEQLVAYFAEQATQDHQRKHYAQNRRIADLWEDDRRKLLTLPEHGFDAFRLAAAVVNKYGEIRIEDTTIPLLGMVAPGSEVLIQTFWDRLVILNGHHQKIREVPRPYTGRTADVPWSKVFSGWLRKPRSVTHSQFLRMLPETLHVYVTVKDLAERKERLQALLHWSDVYTIEQIQEAIALLGQDAAVSRVTGILGMKYGSRDLPITWEEKLSPPGTRLEGSLERYDQLVGVS, from the coding sequence ATGTTGAAAATGCCTCAACAAGACTATATCAGATTTCTACGCGAAGTAGAAGGCTGTTCTGTAAATGAAATAGCTGAACGTGTGGGGGTTCATTGGCGAACAGCAAAAAAATATGCCGATCAAACTAACTGGAATGTATCTGTGGCCAAACGAAAAAGTAGAAGTCCAGTCATGGGGGCATTTATGGAGATTGTCGATACGTGGTTGGAAGAGGACCGCTTGCTCCCCCGAAAGCAACGTCATACAGGTGTACGCATTTTTCAAAGGTTACGTGACGAACATCAATTTACAGGCGGACAACGTACAGTGCTAGCCTATGTGCAGAAACGAAAGAGTGAAATGGAACTGGAACGTGCCAAAACGTATGAACGACTAGAACATCCGCCTGGAGAGGCTCAAGTCGACTTTACGACCCTTGAGGTAAGCCAAGGGCACCATATGCTTACATATAAACTTCTGGTGATGTCTTTCCCGCATAGCAACGCTGCATTCGTTTATCCGACACCGGCGGAAAATCAGGAATGCTTCTTAGAAGCGATGAAGCAATGCTTCGAACAGATGGGCGGTGTTCCTCAGCGGATATGGTTCGACAACCTGTCTGCCGCCGTCGTGCATATCGAGAAAGGAGGCGAGCGGCAATTAACCGAAGGCTTTCTGCGATTCTGTGCCCATTACCGGTTTGAAGCTGTCTTCTGCAATCCGTATAGCGGTCATGAAAAGGGGCATGTGGAAAATAAATGCGGCTACTCTAAGAGGAACTGGGCCGTCCCCATTCCCATCTATGAAAACCATGAACAACTTGTCGCGTATTTCGCTGAGCAGGCAACTCAAGATCACCAGCGTAAGCATTATGCTCAAAACCGCCGAATCGCTGATCTGTGGGAGGATGACCGACGTAAGCTCCTTACATTGCCGGAGCATGGATTTGATGCTTTTCGCTTGGCTGCTGCGGTAGTCAATAAGTACGGGGAAATTCGGATTGAAGATACGACGATTCCGTTACTAGGAATGGTTGCGCCAGGTAGCGAGGTGCTGATCCAAACGTTCTGGGATCGTCTGGTTATCCTGAACGGTCACCACCAGAAGATTCGGGAGGTGCCTAGACCTTACACGGGACGAACGGCGGACGTTCCGTGGTCGAAAGTATTTAGCGGATGGTTGAGAAAACCGCGCAGTGTTACACATTCGCAGTTCCTTCGCATGCTGCCGGAGACACTGCACGTGTATGTGACGGTGAAGGATCTGGCTGAGCGAAAAGAGCGCCTTCAGGCGCTGTTGCACTGGAGCGATGTGTACACCATAGAACAGATCCAAGAGGCAATCGCTTTGCTAGGCCAGGATGCGGCAGTTTCCCGCGTCACGGGTATCCTTGGTATGAAATATGGAAGCCGAGACTTGCCCATTACGTGGGAGGAGAAGCTGTCGCCCCCGGGAACTCGTTTGGAGGGCTCTCTTGAGCGCTACGACCAGCTTGTGGGGGTGAGCTAA